The following coding sequences lie in one Miscanthus floridulus cultivar M001 chromosome 9, ASM1932011v1, whole genome shotgun sequence genomic window:
- the LOC136482278 gene encoding uncharacterized protein: MDLRRLAVFAAALAALAAGWWARGAEASIHTYDREPFREVGNAFLLSGGSEGIVADGADPAAPPSSFIKFVNVTFWRTPEAAESHAKMAHSTGLVQAILFEAADRDNIGGSAYGGQRSICCTPDLAKLEGCKQGEVIRRPSSDDPDWPYMLDTHFSANHLSVKLEDEPVRITKTGMYNLFFISCDPKLRGLAMSGKTIWKNPDGYLPGRMAPLMKFYVLMSLAYLLVMIVWFSQYIRFWRDILPIQNWITLVIALGLFEMTLWYFEYLNFNSSGVRPVGITTWVVTVGAIRKTVSRLLILSISMGYGVVRPTLGGLTSKVLLLGLTYFLASELLDISENVGTINDISGKARLFLVLPDAFLDAFLILWIFTSLSRTLEKLQARRSSVKLDIYRKFTNALAVSVIASVAWIGYEVYFKATDPFSERWQSAWIITAFWDVLAFVLLLVICYLWAPSQSSQRYAYSGEAADDDDEESQSLTKGDGEVGMVKIDKDRTAGVSGAFSLEDEAEEDKRE, translated from the exons ATGGATCTCCGCCGCCTCGCGGTGTTCGCGGCCGCGCTCGCCGCCCTCGCCGCCGGGTGGTGGGCCCGCGGCGCGGAGGCGTCGATCCACACCTACGACCGGGAGCCCTTCCGCGAGGTGGGCAACGCCTTCCTCCTCTCCGGCGGCAGCGAGGGCATCGTCGCCGACGGGGCAGACCCCGCCGCCCCGCCATCCTCCTTCATCAA GTTTGTGAATGTTACATTTTGGAGAACCCCAGAAGCTGCGGAATCACACGCAAAAATGGCACATAGTACGGGCTTGGTACAGGCTATACTATTTGAAGCTGCAGACAGGGATAACATTGGGGGATCTGCCTATGGCGGACAGAGGTCCATATGTTGTACCCCGGACCTTGCTAAACTAGAGGGCTGCAAGCAAGGGGAAGTAATCAGGAGGCCGTCCTCTGATGATCCAGATTGGCCCTACATGCTAGACACGCACTTCAGCGCTAATCACCTTTCAGTGAAGttagaagatgagccagtgcGCATTACAAAGACAGGCATGTACAACTTGTTCTTCATATCCTGTGATCCAAAACTGAGAGGCCTTGCTATGAGTGGGAAGACTATCTGGAAGAATCCTGATGGGTACCTACCGGGACGAATGGCTCCTTTGATGAAATTTTATGTTCTCATGTCGCTGGCGTATCTGTTGGTAATGATTGTTTGGTTTAGCCAATACATAAGGTTCTGGAGGGATATATTGCCTATCCAGAATTGGATCACTCTAGTCATTGCACTTGGTCTGTTTGAGATGACACTATGGTACTTTGAATACTTGAATTTCAACAGCAGTGGTGTGCGGCCAGTTGGAATCACAACTTGGGTGGTCACTGTTGGAGCTATCAGGAAAACAGTTTCGCGTCTACTCATCCTTTCTATCTCAATGGGTTATGGTGTTGTTCGTCCAACTTTGGGAGGTCTCACTTCCAAGGTCTTGCTACTCGGACTTACATATTTCCTGGCGTCTGAGTTGCTGGACATCTCAGAAAATGTTGGAACAATTAATGATATATCAGGCAAAGCAAGGCTTTTCCTCGTCCTTCCTGATGCATTTTTGGATGCTTTTCTCATACTTTGGATTTTCACTTCTCTTTCCCGCACTCTAGAGAAGCTACAG GCAAGGAGGAGTTCTGTGAAATTGGATATATACAGAAAGTTTACAAATGCATTGGCTGTTTCTGTGATAGCTTCAGTTGCCTGGATTGGTTATGAG GTCTATTTTAAAGCGACAGACCCCTTCAGTGAGAGGTGGCAGAGTGCCTGGATCATAACTGCTTTCTGGGATGTTCTTGCGTTTGTGTTGCTTCTTGTGATTTGTTATCTGTGGGCACCATCCCAAAGCTCACAAAG ATATGCATATTCAGGTGAAGCtgctgacgatgatgatgaggaatctCAATCTCTGACGAAAGGAGATGGTGAAGTAGGGATGGTAAAGATTGACAAGGACAGAACCGCTGGTGTTAGTGGTGCTTTCAGCTTAGAAGATGAGGCTGAGGAGGACAAGCGGGAATAG
- the LOC136480191 gene encoding uncharacterized protein, with product MVVAAFHRQRVLPLMARRQRLFEMTPGEPIDGIRLSAVALFDEEVLHHVREMVEGRQRSSDLTPFLMRLSWGYISLGMRDVRASSPPIPEDAERRAENRAHAEAYKERKDAKEARCKRKSLERDELEKRHRQQRHDGLLEEPSPSSSSMDSSSDDNESEAGQGPLDHLPDVREMAPEASASGLALPEGGGEGTSVLVIAHPEAKADTPETQASGKCAVSLMGSTAEVERATAGATQPPPQRAKGALESGEGWSVPADTGAVPLPLPPPLLRTRDAVRRLLCPRSSQKRQAEAPALVPRKTFKVSTSSPARWVVDVQATMQRGVVSARPNPKESVAQGEATEVATKQAGEGAPMPREAGALKLGEAKVPSIAEATEGEGEAPRTSEVEVAKAGASRAFKAEVADAEAPRTTEAEVAKARAPGTTEAEVVEAGLGATKPVAQDVEMEVGQASELEAGSLGKLMFLRWERDV from the exons ATGGTTGTGGCGGCCTTCCATCGCcaaagggtgctgccgctgatggctcggcggcaacGCCTATTTGAGATGACACCGGGTGAGCCGATCGATGGCATCCGGTTGTCCGCCGTCGCCCTTTTCGACGAGGAGGTTCTGCATCAcgtgagagagatggtggaggggcggcAGAGGAGCAGTGATCTAACCCCGTTCCTGATGCGCCTGTCATGGGGGTACATCTCTTTG gggatgagggatgtgcgagcctcctcgCCGCCTATTCCCGAGGATGCAGAGCGGCGAGCGGAGAATAGGGCGCATGCCGAGGCGTATAAGgagcggaaggacgccaaggaggcaaggtgcaagaggaagagcctcgagcgcgACGAGCTAGAGAAACGTCACCGGCAAcagaggcacgacggtctccTAGAGGAGCCATCTCCGTCATCGTCGTCGatggattcttcgagcgatgacAACGAGAGCGAGGCAGGgcagggtcccctggaccatctccctgacgtcagggagatggctCCCGAGGCATCGGCGAGTGGCCTAGCTCTCCCAGAGGGAGGGGGAGAGGGCACCTCAGTGCTGGTGATTGCGCACCccgaggccaaggccgacacgcccgagacaCAGGCCTCAGGGAAGTGCGCTGTCAGCCTGATGGgctcgacggcggaggtggagcgggcgacgGCGGGGGCAACTCAACCACCTCCGCAGAGGGCCAAGGGGGCGTTGGAGTCTGGCGAGGGCTGGTCGGTACCAGCGGACACGGGGGCCGTGCCACTACCGCTGCCACCACCATTGCTGAGGACAAGGGACGCGGTGCGGAGGCTATTATGTccccgttcaag TCAAAAGCGTCAGGCGGAGGCACCTGCCCTGGTGCCACGTAAGACattcaaggtgagcaccagctctcCTGCCCGATGGGTGGTGGACGTGCAGGCCACCATGCAGCGTGGCGTGGTGTCGGCTAGGCCCAACCCGAAGGAGtcggtcgcccaaggagaggctaccgaggtggCCACGAAGCAGGCGGGGGAGGGGGCGCCTATGCCCCGTGAGGCTGGGGCCCTTAAGTTAGGTGAAGCCAAGGTGCCTTCAATCGCTGAGGCCACtgagggtgagggtgaggcccctaggacctctgaGGTCGAGGTGGCGAAGGCTGGGGCTTCCAGGGCTTTCAAAGCCGAGGTGGCGGACGCCGAGgctcccaggaccaccgaggctgaggtggcAAAGGCTAGAgctcccgggaccaccgaggctgaggtggTGGAGGCCGGCTTGGGCGCGACAAAGCCAGTGGCCCAGGATGTGGAGATGGAGGTGGGGCAAGCTTCG gagctcgaggccggGTCCCTCGGGAAGTTGATGTTCCttcggtgggagagggacgtctag